A DNA window from Paenibacillus sp. HWE-109 contains the following coding sequences:
- a CDS encoding dihydrodipicolinate synthase family protein, whose translation MYTYDLDRFKGITIAMYSCYNEQGEIDQAAARALARYYANSGVKGLYVGGSSGEGMLQSVAERKQMLEAVIAEVGEELTIIAHVGAPATRDSVELAVHAEQVGAHAVSAVPAIYYRLSPQSVEAHWQAIVDSTSLPFIIYHIPQTTGFQLSKSLLSTMAQQDKVIGVKISAESTFELQQFKAAGGKDFLVLNGPDEQYLAGRSIGADGGIGGTYGVMPELFLKIESCYVQGDMAEAQKWQFIVNELIVELLSFPSLYGACKAILKLRGYDNGEPRLPLLPIASSDLERIQALNDQILSFISQAKGMK comes from the coding sequence ATGTACACTTATGATTTGGATAGATTCAAAGGGATCACGATTGCGATGTATTCCTGTTACAACGAGCAAGGGGAGATTGATCAAGCAGCGGCGCGAGCTCTAGCTCGTTATTACGCCAATTCAGGCGTCAAAGGGCTGTATGTTGGCGGAAGTTCAGGCGAAGGCATGCTGCAATCCGTAGCTGAACGTAAACAAATGCTTGAAGCAGTAATCGCAGAAGTGGGCGAAGAACTGACCATTATTGCACATGTTGGCGCTCCTGCAACGCGTGACAGTGTTGAACTAGCCGTGCATGCTGAGCAAGTTGGCGCACATGCCGTATCTGCGGTGCCGGCGATTTATTATCGTTTATCTCCGCAAAGCGTGGAAGCGCATTGGCAAGCCATCGTCGATAGCACATCGTTGCCTTTTATTATTTATCATATTCCACAAACGACGGGCTTTCAGTTATCCAAAAGCCTCCTGAGCACAATGGCTCAGCAAGATAAAGTCATCGGTGTCAAAATATCGGCGGAGAGCACGTTTGAATTACAGCAGTTCAAAGCTGCCGGAGGCAAGGATTTCCTCGTGCTCAACGGTCCTGATGAACAGTACTTAGCTGGGAGAAGCATTGGCGCAGACGGCGGAATCGGTGGGACGTATGGCGTTATGCCGGAACTTTTCCTGAAGATTGAAAGCTGCTATGTGCAAGGCGACATGGCAGAGGCACAGAAATGGCAGTTTATTGTCAATGAACTCATTGTGGAATTATTATCCTTCCCATCTTTATACGGAGCTTGCAAAGCAATATTAAAACTGCGTGGCTATGACAACGGCGAGCCAAGGCTGCCGCTATTGCCTATCGCGAGCAGCGATTTGGAACGCATTCAGGCATTGAATGACCAAATTTTATCCTTTATTTCGCAAGCCAAAGGGATGAAATAA